One window of Cohnella hashimotonis genomic DNA carries:
- a CDS encoding MEKHLA domain-containing protein, translated as MRVENAEWLERHSRLLMDSYRKLTKKSLSEIEPGASATDALYEAPFALLSHGTESDPVLNYGNRTALNLWEMSWQTFTAMPSRLTAEPMEQSVREAFMENVRKKGYSDGYEGLRISGSGKRFRIEQAVVWNLIDENGAYRGQAAMFPSWTRL; from the coding sequence ATGCGCGTGGAAAACGCAGAATGGCTGGAGCGGCACAGCCGGTTGCTTATGGATAGCTACCGGAAATTAACAAAGAAATCGTTGTCTGAAATAGAGCCGGGGGCGAGTGCGACGGACGCATTGTACGAAGCGCCGTTCGCGCTGTTATCCCATGGGACGGAGTCGGATCCAGTGCTGAACTATGGCAACCGGACTGCCTTAAATCTATGGGAAATGAGCTGGCAGACGTTTACGGCCATGCCTTCCAGACTGACGGCGGAACCGATGGAGCAAAGCGTCAGGGAAGCCTTCATGGAAAACGTCAGGAAAAAAGGGTATTCCGACGGGTATGAAGGCTTGAGGATCTCGGGGAGCGGCAAAAGGTTCCGGATCGAGCAAGCGGTGGTATGGAATCTGATTGACGAGAATGGTGCGTACCGCGGCCAAGCGGCGATGTTTCCAAGCTGGACCCGGCTTTAA
- a CDS encoding DUF3243 domain-containing protein: MSESPHIIDKEEQIDTSKVGDTISRIDAPKKDEILRNFDSFKSYLNRRIALGESLGLSEEQLAQVAEKVADYLAEHEDPRNAEENLLQELWKVGDQEERHKLAHMLVKLAQQS; the protein is encoded by the coding sequence ATGAGCGAGTCCCCGCATATCATCGATAAGGAAGAGCAAATCGATACGTCCAAGGTGGGCGATACCATCTCCAGGATTGACGCACCGAAAAAGGACGAGATCCTCCGCAACTTCGATTCGTTCAAAAGCTATCTGAACAGGCGGATCGCGCTTGGCGAGTCGCTGGGTCTCTCCGAGGAGCAGCTCGCGCAGGTCGCGGAGAAGGTCGCGGACTATCTGGCCGAGCATGAGGATCCCCGCAACGCCGAGGAGAATCTGCTGCAGGAATTGTGGAAGGTCGGCGATCAGGAAGAGCGGCATAAGCTTGCGCATATGCTCGTGAAGCTGGCGCAGCAATCCTGA
- a CDS encoding YihY/virulence factor BrkB family protein, whose amino-acid sequence MDKKTKKKTLRFAESLYCRFQDDEVPAMGAQLTYYLILAIFPFMIFLIALIGFTPFTTWDLLDALNKVLPQSNSQVLVDWIKNIQENRSGALLSFGIIGSLWSASSGINAIIRALNKAYDEPETRPFWKVKGLSLIVTLVLTLVIFSSLALLVFGRWLGEWIFKTFALPDFFDEVWTVAQFVIPIAIIALVFTAMYKYVPNRHLKFKEVLPGALVATIGWIVASGLFAFYVSNFANYTKTYGSLGGVIVLLTWLYISSIIVVLGGEVNATLAFDREGKSKPECKKYTHSITNAWNKVKNWRSPKRDDKGKKAPPHVHT is encoded by the coding sequence ATGGACAAAAAAACGAAAAAAAAGACGCTGCGCTTTGCCGAAAGTTTATACTGCCGCTTTCAGGACGACGAAGTGCCCGCGATGGGCGCCCAGTTGACCTATTACTTAATCCTGGCGATATTTCCTTTTATGATTTTCCTTATCGCCTTGATCGGCTTTACGCCCTTCACGACCTGGGATCTGCTGGACGCGCTGAACAAAGTGCTGCCGCAGTCGAACAGCCAGGTGCTTGTGGACTGGATCAAAAACATACAGGAAAACCGCAGCGGCGCACTGCTGTCATTCGGGATCATCGGTTCGCTGTGGTCGGCCTCCAGTGGCATCAATGCCATCATCCGGGCGCTGAACAAAGCCTATGACGAGCCGGAGACCCGTCCGTTCTGGAAGGTTAAGGGCTTGTCGCTCATCGTGACGCTCGTCCTCACCCTCGTTATCTTCAGCAGCCTGGCCTTGCTCGTATTCGGCCGTTGGCTCGGCGAGTGGATTTTCAAGACGTTCGCACTTCCCGACTTCTTCGATGAAGTATGGACCGTAGCGCAATTCGTCATTCCGATCGCCATCATCGCGCTCGTGTTCACGGCCATGTACAAGTACGTGCCCAACCGGCATTTGAAATTCAAGGAGGTTCTGCCGGGCGCCCTCGTCGCAACGATCGGTTGGATCGTCGCATCCGGACTGTTCGCTTTTTACGTCAGCAACTTCGCCAACTATACGAAAACGTACGGTAGTCTGGGCGGCGTCATCGTCCTGCTCACCTGGCTATACATCAGCAGCATCATCGTCGTGCTTGGCGGCGAGGTCAATGCGACGCTCGCATTCGACCGTGAGGGCAAGAGTAAGCCGGAATGCAAAAAGTACACCCACTCCATTACGAATGCTTGGAACAAAGTGAAAAACTGGCGTTCACCTAAACGGGACGATAAGGGTAAAAAAGCGCCGCCCCATGTTCACACATAA
- a CDS encoding formate/nitrite transporter family protein, giving the protein MDYVKPGQMLENLIAMGVAKSKLPVSQKLVRSGLAGAILGCATTLAYTASVQTKLPIAGAILFPIGFVLILLLGLELVTGSFAAIPLALLKRRISTGKMVSSFAWALVGHVIGAGLYAALYTMAVTKMGHEMSNPLVQAIISAAEGKTTAYIHIGADGWMLAFVKAVLCNWMVALGVVMSLSSTSTIGKIAAMWMPVLLFFGQGFEHLVVNMFLLPAGLMLGANYSFADMLLWNWIPVLLGNFAGGAICTGLLFYLAHRERTPEAVK; this is encoded by the coding sequence ATGGATTATGTGAAGCCGGGACAGATGTTGGAAAATCTGATTGCAATGGGAGTAGCGAAGTCCAAGCTGCCTGTATCGCAGAAGCTCGTGCGAAGCGGATTGGCGGGCGCCATACTGGGATGCGCGACGACTTTAGCCTACACCGCCTCCGTGCAGACCAAATTGCCGATCGCAGGCGCAATCTTGTTTCCCATCGGCTTCGTGCTCATTCTGCTACTGGGCCTTGAGCTCGTGACTGGCAGCTTTGCGGCGATTCCGCTAGCCCTGCTCAAGAGAAGAATAAGCACGGGCAAAATGGTCTCAAGCTTCGCATGGGCGCTTGTCGGACATGTAATCGGTGCGGGATTGTACGCGGCGTTATACACGATGGCTGTCACGAAGATGGGCCATGAGATGAGCAACCCGCTCGTGCAAGCGATCATCTCGGCGGCGGAGGGCAAGACAACGGCCTATATCCATATTGGCGCGGACGGTTGGATGCTTGCGTTCGTCAAGGCGGTGCTTTGCAACTGGATGGTCGCGCTCGGCGTGGTCATGAGCTTGTCCTCCACCTCGACGATCGGCAAGATCGCGGCGATGTGGATGCCGGTGCTGCTGTTTTTCGGACAAGGCTTCGAGCACTTGGTTGTCAATATGTTCCTCTTGCCTGCCGGGCTCATGCTCGGCGCGAACTATTCGTTCGCGGACATGCTATTGTGGAACTGGATCCCTGTCCTGTTGGGCAACTTTGCAGGCGGAGCGATATGTACGGGACTGTTGTTCTATCTGGCTCATCGGGAGAGAACGCCGGAAGCCGTAAAATGA
- a CDS encoding alpha/beta fold hydrolase — MDKRDILRRNHVTVRGEGDKVIVFAHGFGCDQSMWRFVAPAFEKHWKIVLFDFVGSGNSDKSTYDPVRYSELTGYATDVLEICEALEIRNIVYVGHSVAASIGILAAVQSPALFERLVLIGPSPRYINDLPDYIGGFEREDIEGLLGLMESNYAQWSNYLAPIVMGNPDRPALAEELEESFCKLDPEIAGIFARATFLSDHRDVLPKVKTPTLIMQCTEDLIAPLEVGAYMHQQIRGSSFRMMEATGHCPHVSHPDETVDLISEYLLEAHSGIDKVAEA, encoded by the coding sequence TTGGACAAACGAGATATTCTCAGACGCAATCATGTGACTGTGAGAGGCGAAGGCGACAAAGTCATTGTATTCGCGCACGGATTCGGCTGCGATCAAAGCATGTGGAGATTTGTCGCCCCTGCCTTCGAGAAACATTGGAAAATCGTATTGTTTGACTTCGTGGGTTCGGGAAATTCAGATAAGAGCACTTACGATCCCGTTCGTTACAGCGAATTGACGGGATACGCAACCGACGTGTTGGAAATTTGCGAAGCGTTGGAAATCCGAAATATAGTCTATGTCGGACATTCTGTCGCGGCGTCAATCGGCATTCTCGCTGCGGTACAGTCCCCCGCGTTGTTCGAACGGCTTGTTCTGATTGGACCATCGCCTAGATACATTAACGATCTGCCCGACTATATCGGCGGATTCGAACGCGAAGATATCGAAGGATTGCTTGGACTTATGGAATCTAATTATGCGCAATGGTCAAACTATTTAGCTCCGATCGTCATGGGGAACCCGGATCGTCCCGCTCTCGCAGAGGAACTTGAGGAAAGCTTCTGCAAGCTAGATCCGGAAATTGCGGGCATTTTCGCAAGAGCGACCTTTCTATCCGACCATCGGGACGTATTGCCGAAGGTGAAGACACCTACGCTGATCATGCAATGTACGGAAGACCTGATCGCGCCATTAGAAGTAGGTGCGTATATGCATCAACAAATTCGCGGAAGTTCCTTTCGAATGATGGAGGCAACCGGCCATTGCCCTCATGTGAGTCATCCGGACGAGACAGTCGACCTGATCTCCGAATATCTTCTCGAGGCGCATTCGGGAATAGATAAGGTCGCAGAAGCTTGA